The proteins below come from a single Rhizobium etli CFN 42 genomic window:
- a CDS encoding NAD-dependent succinate-semialdehyde dehydrogenase: MTAVFARPAYHDALSRLSDRHLLRDLAYVGGRWIAGKTGESVEVTDPASSATLAWVASLGTDETEAAVDAASEAFAAWRAMLPQNRAVILWKWHELMLAAKEDLALIMTLEQGKPLSESRSEIDYAASFLEWYAEEGKRLNAESVTSHLPDAEMIVRREALGVVGIVTPWNFPSAMVTRKAAAALAAGCTVVAHPSSETPLSALALAELAERAGIPAGVFNVVTGQAAPIVGVLCEDIRVRALSFTGSTNIGKLIVSQCAPTLKRLVMELGGHAPLIVFDDADVDKAVEIAVDAKFATSGQDCLAANRIFVQRQIADAFAKAFAARIGALKVGVGLENGAEIGPLMHERAVVKVEEQVADALALGARLVTGGRRHKAGRLFYEPTLLTDVPANALIMREETFGPVAALTTFDTEDEVVARANDTEYGLVAYVVTENGARQMRLGRALEYGMVAINRVKITGGPIPFGGWKQSGLGREGSRHGLEAFTELKYLCIDTAA, from the coding sequence ATGACCGCCGTTTTTGCCCGCCCCGCCTATCATGATGCGCTGTCGCGACTTTCCGACCGCCATCTCCTGCGCGATCTCGCCTATGTCGGCGGCCGCTGGATCGCTGGGAAAACCGGCGAAAGTGTCGAGGTTACCGATCCGGCCTCCTCGGCGACGCTGGCTTGGGTTGCAAGCCTTGGCACGGACGAGACAGAGGCGGCGGTCGATGCCGCGTCAGAGGCTTTTGCCGCCTGGCGCGCCATGCTGCCGCAGAACCGGGCGGTGATCCTGTGGAAGTGGCACGAGCTGATGCTCGCGGCCAAGGAGGATCTGGCGCTGATCATGACGCTCGAGCAGGGCAAGCCGCTTTCAGAATCGCGCAGCGAAATCGACTATGCCGCCTCCTTCCTCGAATGGTATGCCGAGGAAGGCAAGCGGTTGAATGCCGAAAGCGTCACCAGCCATCTGCCGGACGCGGAGATGATCGTGCGGCGCGAGGCGCTCGGCGTTGTCGGCATCGTCACGCCCTGGAATTTTCCCTCTGCCATGGTCACACGCAAGGCTGCCGCAGCCCTTGCAGCCGGCTGTACGGTCGTCGCTCACCCCTCCTCCGAGACACCGCTTTCCGCGCTTGCCCTTGCCGAGCTCGCCGAACGGGCCGGCATTCCTGCCGGTGTCTTCAATGTCGTTACCGGCCAAGCCGCGCCGATTGTGGGCGTTCTCTGTGAAGACATCCGGGTACGGGCATTGAGCTTTACCGGTTCGACAAACATCGGCAAGCTTATTGTCAGCCAATGCGCGCCCACCCTGAAGCGACTGGTCATGGAACTCGGCGGTCACGCGCCGCTGATCGTCTTCGACGATGCCGACGTCGACAAAGCGGTCGAGATCGCCGTCGACGCCAAGTTCGCCACATCAGGCCAGGATTGCCTTGCTGCCAACCGCATCTTTGTTCAGCGCCAGATCGCCGATGCCTTCGCCAAGGCCTTTGCCGCCCGCATCGGCGCGCTGAAGGTTGGCGTCGGGCTTGAAAATGGAGCGGAGATCGGGCCGCTGATGCATGAGCGCGCCGTCGTCAAAGTCGAGGAACAGGTCGCCGACGCGCTGGCGCTCGGCGCCCGGCTCGTCACCGGCGGCAGGCGCCATAAGGCCGGCCGGCTGTTCTACGAGCCGACGCTTTTGACCGATGTGCCGGCGAATGCATTGATCATGCGCGAGGAAACCTTCGGGCCGGTGGCGGCACTGACCACGTTCGACACCGAAGACGAGGTCGTCGCCCGCGCCAACGATACCGAATATGGCCTCGTCGCCTATGTGGTCACGGAAAATGGCGCGCGGCAGATGCGCCTCGGGCGCGCGCTGGAATACGGCATGGTGGCGATCAACCGCGTGAAGATCACCGGCGGCCCGATCCCCTTCGGCGGCTGGAAGCAATCCGGTCTTGGCCGCGAGGGCTCACGCCACGGGCTCGAAGCCTTCACCGAGCTCAAATATCTCTGCATCGACACCGCCGCTTAA
- a CDS encoding aspartate aminotransferase family protein, whose product MLDKSNELTAWDRDHFFHPSTHMGMHARGETPTRVVAEGEGVYITDTSGRKSLDAFAGLYCVNVGYGRQEIADAIAEQAKNLAYYHAYVGHGTEASITLAKMIIDRAPAGMSRVYFGLSGSDANETNIKLIWYYNNILGRPEKKKIISRWRGYHGSGVMTGSLTGLALFHNAFDLPRAPILHTEAPYYFRRPDRSMSEEQFSQYCADRLEEMIIAEGPDTIAAFIGEPILGTGGIVPPPQGYWPKIQAVLDRYDILLVADEVVTGFGRLGTMFGSDHYGMKPDLITIAKGLTSAYAPLSGSIVSTKIWQVLVQGSDQLGAIGHGWTYSAHPICAAAGIANLELIDELGIVDNAGTTGSYFRSQLQEAVGGHRNVGEVRGDGLMAAVEFVEDRDDRRFFDPGRKIGPQVASALLERGVIGRAMPQGDILGFAPPLCLTREEADVVVKAAADAIESVFKTI is encoded by the coding sequence ATGCTCGACAAAAGCAATGAACTTACCGCCTGGGACCGCGATCATTTCTTCCATCCCTCCACCCACATGGGCATGCATGCGCGCGGCGAGACGCCGACGCGCGTCGTCGCCGAAGGGGAAGGCGTCTACATCACCGACACGAGCGGCCGCAAAAGCCTCGATGCCTTTGCCGGACTTTATTGTGTCAATGTCGGCTACGGCCGCCAGGAGATCGCCGACGCTATCGCCGAACAGGCGAAGAACCTAGCCTATTACCACGCCTATGTCGGCCACGGCACGGAAGCATCGATTACGCTTGCGAAAATGATTATCGACCGCGCACCTGCGGGCATGAGCCGCGTCTACTTCGGCCTTTCCGGCTCGGATGCCAACGAGACCAACATCAAGCTGATCTGGTACTACAACAACATTCTCGGCCGGCCGGAAAAGAAGAAGATCATCTCGCGCTGGCGCGGCTATCACGGCTCCGGTGTCATGACCGGCAGCCTCACCGGTCTTGCGCTTTTTCACAATGCCTTCGATCTGCCGCGCGCCCCGATCCTCCACACCGAAGCGCCCTATTATTTCCGCCGGCCTGACCGCTCGATGAGCGAGGAGCAATTCTCGCAATATTGCGCCGACAGACTGGAGGAGATGATTATCGCCGAGGGGCCTGACACCATCGCCGCCTTCATCGGCGAACCAATCCTCGGCACCGGCGGCATCGTCCCGCCCCCCCAGGGCTACTGGCCGAAGATCCAGGCCGTGCTCGACAGATACGATATCCTGCTGGTCGCCGACGAGGTCGTCACCGGCTTCGGCCGTCTCGGCACGATGTTCGGCTCGGATCACTACGGCATGAAGCCGGACCTGATCACCATCGCCAAAGGCCTGACCTCGGCCTATGCTCCGCTTTCCGGCTCGATCGTTTCAACCAAAATATGGCAGGTGCTGGTGCAGGGCTCCGATCAGCTCGGCGCAATCGGCCATGGCTGGACCTATTCCGCCCATCCGATCTGCGCTGCCGCAGGTATCGCCAATCTGGAATTAATCGACGAACTCGGCATCGTCGACAATGCCGGCACGACCGGCAGCTATTTCCGGTCGCAGTTGCAAGAGGCGGTTGGCGGCCATCGGAATGTCGGTGAAGTCCGCGGCGACGGTCTGATGGCCGCTGTCGAATTCGTCGAGGACAGGGACGACCGCCGGTTCTTCGATCCCGGCCGCAAGATCGGTCCGCAGGTCGCATCCGCCCTACTCGAACGTGGCGTCATCGGCCGCGCCATGCCGCAGGGCGATATTCTCGGCTTCGCTCCACCACTCTGCCTCACCCGCGAAGAAGCAGACGTCGTCGTCAAGGCGGCTGCGGACGCGATCGAAAGTGTTTTCAAAACCATCTGA
- a CDS encoding alcohol dehydrogenase family protein has translation MTIPEKMAAVLLTGHGGLEKLVYDRDFPVPTPAEGEVLIRVTACGMNNTDVWVRQGAYGTEDDPSAVSTWRRQGNTLTFPRIQGTDTVGHIVGAGKGVDPKRIGERVMVDFSIYNRDDDSLADIDYMGHGRDGGYAEYMVLPAENAHVVATDLTDIELATFCCAYLTGERMLERARLAAGERVLVTGASGGVGSAIIQLARARGAIPIAVAGPGKEAAMLEIGAEAVVTRGKGDLVEAVHSASRGQPIDVVADLVGGPLFNDLLKILRPEGRYTTAGAIAGPVVQLDLRTMYLKHLELHGSSQGSRADFHRLVGYIENRKIRPLVGGVYPLSEFHRAQTDFMAKNFVGKLVVVPDQR, from the coding sequence ATGACGATCCCGGAAAAGATGGCGGCGGTGTTGCTCACCGGCCATGGCGGCCTGGAAAAGCTCGTCTACGACAGGGACTTTCCTGTTCCGACACCGGCGGAGGGCGAGGTGCTGATCCGCGTTACCGCCTGCGGCATGAACAATACCGACGTCTGGGTGCGCCAAGGCGCCTACGGCACAGAGGATGATCCCTCCGCCGTCTCCACCTGGCGCAGGCAGGGCAACACGCTGACCTTCCCGCGCATCCAGGGCACCGATACGGTCGGTCATATCGTCGGTGCCGGCAAAGGCGTCGATCCGAAGCGCATCGGCGAACGCGTCATGGTCGATTTCTCGATCTACAATCGCGACGACGACAGTCTTGCCGACATCGATTACATGGGCCACGGGCGGGATGGCGGCTACGCCGAATATATGGTGCTGCCTGCCGAGAACGCCCATGTCGTCGCGACCGATCTGACCGATATCGAGCTCGCCACTTTCTGCTGCGCCTATCTCACAGGCGAACGGATGCTGGAACGGGCAAGGCTTGCCGCCGGCGAACGCGTTCTCGTCACCGGCGCTTCCGGCGGCGTCGGTTCAGCGATCATCCAGCTCGCCCGTGCCCGCGGCGCCATCCCGATCGCGGTCGCAGGCCCAGGCAAAGAGGCGGCGATGCTCGAGATCGGCGCCGAAGCGGTCGTCACTCGCGGCAAGGGCGATCTGGTCGAAGCCGTCCATTCGGCAAGCCGCGGACAGCCGATCGATGTCGTCGCCGATCTCGTCGGCGGGCCGCTGTTCAACGATCTCCTGAAGATCCTGCGTCCCGAGGGCCGTTACACGACGGCCGGCGCGATCGCCGGGCCCGTCGTCCAGCTCGACCTCAGGACCATGTACCTGAAGCATTTGGAACTGCATGGATCGAGCCAGGGAAGCCGCGCCGACTTCCACCGGCTGGTCGGCTATATCGAAAACCGCAAGATCCGGCCGCTCGTCGGCGGTGTTTATCCGCTGTCGGAATTTCATCGCGCCCAGACCGATTTCATGGCGAAGAACTTCGTCGGCAAATTGGTCGTGGTACCCGACCAGAGATAG
- a CDS encoding DUF4112 domain-containing protein — MDTAKTTYLTPAELARIRRAAGIARLMDTAVRLPVVGVRIGADSVLGLIPAVGDIAGSLIGLFIIDEARRLGLPAHKLARMAVNLGVDAACGTVPLIGDIFDVYFKSHRRNVGIILDHFGVSEDDLNRRI; from the coding sequence ATGGACACCGCCAAAACCACATATCTCACCCCTGCCGAACTCGCGCGAATTCGCCGCGCTGCTGGCATAGCCCGTCTGATGGATACCGCCGTCCGATTGCCGGTCGTCGGCGTGCGGATCGGCGCGGACTCGGTCCTCGGCCTTATCCCCGCTGTCGGCGACATTGCCGGATCCCTGATCGGTCTTTTCATCATCGACGAGGCAAGGCGGCTCGGCCTTCCCGCCCACAAACTCGCCCGCATGGCGGTTAACCTCGGCGTCGACGCCGCCTGCGGCACGGTTCCCCTGATCGGCGATATTTTCGACGTCTATTTCAAATCTCACCGCCGCAACGTCGGCATCATCCTCGACCACTTCGGGGTGAGCGAGGACGATCTGAACCGGCGGATCTGA
- a CDS encoding Gfo/Idh/MocA family protein: MRLIILGTGGWANTHAMHFSEIAGVKIVAAVDTDEVRLRAFALRHTIPLTFTSLDDALAWGEFDAVTNVTPDRAHYSTTMKLLAAGKHVLCEKPLAVNYREAKEMADAAAASGKVTMVNLTYRNVAPLQAARKMVLDGRLGAIRHFEASYLQSWLVSKAWGDWTKESQWLWRLSTKHGSNGVLGDVGIHILDFAVFAAGSDVKAAASHLKVFDKSPGNRIGEYDLDANDSFLMMAELENGAAGVIHATRWATGHLNELRLRLHGDKGALEVVHTPEGSTLRTCEGADADKAIWRTIEVKPVLTNFQRFANAVQKGQPDEPGFGHAAKLQFVLDHAVKTAGALTDL, from the coding sequence ATGCGCTTGATCATTCTCGGTACTGGAGGATGGGCAAATACCCATGCCATGCATTTTTCGGAGATCGCCGGCGTCAAAATTGTTGCTGCCGTCGATACGGACGAGGTTCGGCTGCGGGCCTTCGCGCTCAGGCATACTATCCCGCTGACGTTCACGTCGCTCGATGACGCCCTTGCCTGGGGAGAGTTTGACGCCGTCACCAATGTCACGCCGGATCGCGCGCACTATTCCACGACGATGAAGTTACTCGCCGCAGGCAAGCATGTCCTCTGCGAGAAGCCGCTGGCGGTCAACTACCGCGAAGCCAAGGAAATGGCCGATGCGGCCGCGGCATCCGGCAAGGTCACGATGGTCAACCTGACCTATCGGAACGTGGCGCCGCTGCAAGCCGCGCGCAAGATGGTGCTTGACGGGCGTCTCGGCGCGATCCGCCACTTCGAAGCGTCCTATCTGCAGAGCTGGCTGGTCTCGAAGGCCTGGGGCGACTGGACCAAGGAATCGCAATGGCTCTGGCGACTGTCGACGAAGCACGGCTCCAACGGCGTGCTGGGCGATGTCGGTATCCACATTCTCGATTTCGCGGTTTTTGCCGCGGGAAGCGACGTCAAGGCGGCGGCATCGCATCTCAAGGTGTTCGACAAGAGCCCCGGAAACCGCATCGGCGAGTATGATCTCGACGCAAACGACAGTTTCCTGATGATGGCCGAACTCGAAAACGGTGCCGCCGGCGTCATCCATGCGACGCGCTGGGCGACCGGCCATCTGAACGAACTGCGCCTGCGCCTGCATGGAGACAAGGGTGCCCTGGAGGTGGTGCACACGCCTGAAGGCTCCACCCTCAGGACCTGTGAAGGCGCAGATGCCGACAAGGCGATCTGGCGTACGATTGAAGTCAAACCGGTCCTCACGAATTTCCAGCGATTTGCAAACGCCGTGCAAAAGGGGCAGCCGGATGAGCCGGGCTTCGGCCACGCCGCCAAGCTGCAGTTCGTCCTTGATCACGCCGTGAAGACGGCGGGCGCTTTGACCGATCTTTAG
- a CDS encoding ThuA domain-containing protein, translated as MTIRTVVWGENIHENTNAIVRGIYPEGMHTTIANALNADPGISATTATLQEPEHGLSEARLAETDVLTWWGHKDHGAVSDVVVERVAKRVWEGMGLLVLHSGHFSKIFKRLMGTPCALKWREAGERERLWTINPRHPIAAGIGEHFELENEEMYGEQFSVPEPLETVFISWFQGGEVFRSGLTWRRGAGNIFYFRPGHETYPTYHDATVQKVLINGVKWAYNPEGALTGITDAPNVPVEKALEPIVERGPKLHQAGEAGYR; from the coding sequence GTGACCATACGCACCGTTGTGTGGGGTGAAAACATCCACGAGAATACCAATGCGATCGTCCGGGGCATTTATCCGGAAGGCATGCATACGACGATCGCCAATGCGCTGAATGCCGATCCTGGCATCTCGGCGACCACGGCGACACTGCAGGAGCCGGAGCACGGATTGAGCGAAGCCCGCCTTGCCGAGACCGACGTCCTGACCTGGTGGGGCCACAAGGATCACGGCGCGGTCTCCGATGTCGTCGTCGAGCGCGTCGCCAAGCGCGTCTGGGAGGGCATGGGCCTGCTGGTGCTGCATTCCGGTCATTTCTCAAAGATCTTCAAGCGGCTGATGGGCACGCCCTGCGCGCTGAAATGGCGCGAGGCGGGCGAGCGCGAGCGGCTGTGGACGATCAACCCGCGCCATCCGATCGCCGCCGGCATCGGCGAGCATTTCGAGCTGGAGAACGAGGAAATGTATGGCGAGCAGTTCTCGGTGCCCGAGCCGCTCGAAACGGTGTTCATCTCCTGGTTCCAGGGCGGGGAAGTGTTCCGCTCGGGCCTGACCTGGCGCCGCGGCGCCGGCAACATTTTCTATTTCCGCCCGGGCCATGAGACCTATCCGACCTATCACGACGCTACGGTGCAGAAGGTGCTGATCAACGGCGTCAAGTGGGCCTACAACCCTGAAGGCGCGTTGACTGGCATTACCGACGCTCCAAATGTGCCGGTGGAAAAGGCATTGGAGCCGATCGTCGAACGCGGCCCCAAACTGCACCAGGCCGGCGAAGCCGGCTACCGATAA
- a CDS encoding ABC transporter ATP-binding protein, whose translation MAEIRLENIRKSFGAFEVIKGVTMDIRRGEFMVFVGPSGCGKSTLLRLISGLEDITSGTLSFDNETVNRHAPSKRGIAMVFQSYALYPHMTVFDNMSFGMKLSGSNRDECRQRVEQAAGMLQLSSYLDRLPRQLSGGQRQRVAIGRAIVRDPKVFLFDEPLSNLDAALRVATRLEIAKLHRSMHGTTMIYVTHDQVEAMTLADRICVLRDGVVEQIGTPLELYENPNSVFVAGFIGSPKMNFLSGGLAQPYDSHTIGVRAEHVRITAESPVWSGTVIHSEILGSDSFVYLDIGADEPLVVREAGVSRHEPGQTLGLAPLAGHIHRFDRSGRALERESMRAA comes from the coding sequence ATGGCAGAGATCCGACTGGAGAATATCCGCAAGAGCTTCGGCGCTTTCGAGGTGATCAAGGGCGTGACGATGGACATCCGCAGGGGCGAGTTCATGGTGTTCGTCGGGCCGTCCGGATGCGGCAAGTCCACACTGCTGCGGCTCATCTCCGGGCTCGAGGATATCACCTCGGGAACGCTTTCCTTCGACAACGAGACCGTAAATCGGCACGCGCCGTCGAAGAGAGGGATTGCGATGGTGTTCCAGTCCTATGCGCTCTACCCGCATATGACTGTCTTCGACAACATGTCTTTCGGCATGAAGCTTTCCGGGAGCAACAGAGACGAATGCCGCCAGCGCGTTGAGCAGGCGGCCGGTATGCTGCAGCTCTCATCCTACCTGGACCGCTTGCCGCGACAGCTTTCCGGCGGACAGCGTCAGCGCGTCGCAATCGGCCGGGCGATCGTGCGCGATCCCAAGGTCTTTCTCTTCGACGAACCGCTGTCTAACCTCGATGCGGCGCTTCGAGTCGCGACGAGGCTTGAGATCGCCAAGCTTCATCGCAGCATGCACGGCACGACGATGATCTATGTCACGCATGATCAGGTCGAGGCCATGACGCTGGCCGATCGGATCTGCGTGCTGAGGGATGGCGTCGTCGAGCAGATCGGCACGCCGCTGGAGCTTTACGAAAACCCGAATTCGGTCTTCGTTGCCGGCTTCATCGGTTCGCCGAAAATGAACTTTCTATCTGGCGGGCTGGCGCAGCCCTATGACAGCCATACGATCGGTGTACGCGCGGAGCATGTGCGCATAACGGCCGAGTCGCCGGTTTGGAGCGGCACGGTCATCCATTCCGAAATTCTCGGCTCGGATAGCTTCGTTTACTTGGATATCGGGGCGGATGAGCCGCTTGTCGTGCGGGAGGCCGGCGTCTCGCGTCATGAGCCGGGCCAGACGCTTGGCCTCGCGCCACTTGCCGGTCACATCCACCGTTTTGACCGGTCGGGCCGGGCGCTCGAACGTGAATCCATGCGGGCTGCCTGA
- a CDS encoding carbohydrate ABC transporter permease: MLLSITKNTLFYLLVTIIVIIAVFPFYYAILTSLKTGTALFEVDYWPTSISFGNYASVMGQGSFVRSLANSAMIACIVVSTSLLLSITAAFALARVNFRGRALLMLTILSVSMFPQIAVLAGLFELIRWIGIFNTPFALIFSYVIFTLPFTVWVLTTFMRELPIEIEEAAIVDGASPWVIVTQVFMPLMWPALVTTGLLAFIAAWNEFLFALTFTSSDTQRTVPVAIALLSGNSEFEIPWGNIMAASVIVTVPVVVLVLIFQRRIISGLTAGGVKG, translated from the coding sequence ATGCTGCTTTCGATCACCAAGAACACGCTCTTCTACCTGCTCGTTACGATCATCGTCATCATTGCGGTTTTCCCATTCTATTATGCGATCCTCACCAGCCTGAAGACCGGTACTGCGCTTTTCGAAGTTGATTACTGGCCGACCTCGATCTCCTTCGGCAACTACGCTTCGGTGATGGGCCAAGGCAGCTTCGTCCGCAGTCTTGCCAATTCCGCGATGATCGCCTGCATCGTGGTTTCAACATCGCTGTTACTTTCGATCACCGCTGCATTCGCTTTGGCGCGGGTGAATTTCCGTGGGCGGGCACTGTTGATGCTGACAATCCTCTCGGTGTCGATGTTTCCGCAGATTGCTGTTCTTGCCGGCCTCTTCGAACTCATCCGCTGGATCGGCATCTTCAACACGCCCTTCGCGCTGATCTTTTCCTACGTGATCTTCACGCTGCCCTTCACCGTCTGGGTGCTGACGACCTTCATGCGGGAATTGCCGATCGAGATCGAGGAGGCGGCGATCGTCGACGGCGCTTCACCATGGGTCATCGTCACCCAGGTGTTCATGCCGCTGATGTGGCCGGCGCTGGTGACGACCGGACTGCTCGCCTTCATCGCCGCCTGGAACGAGTTTCTTTTCGCGCTGACGTTCACATCGTCCGATACGCAGCGGACCGTCCCGGTTGCCATCGCGCTGCTGTCGGGCAACAGCGAATTCGAGATTCCCTGGGGCAACATCATGGCCGCTTCGGTGATCGTCACTGTCCCGGTTGTCGTGCTTGTTTTGATATTCCAGCGCCGGATCATCTCGGGGCTGACCGCCGGCGGCGTCAAGGGTTAA
- a CDS encoding carbohydrate ABC transporter permease — protein MTEIVVSQAVEPRISKLRASTELRSERIRSAWVFLAPTLLSLAIVAGWPLFRTIYFSFTNASLNDLGNAQFVGFANYLSWVTLKSGKTVYRGLLADPVWWNAVWNTAKFTVLSVAIETMLGLIVALVLNAQFVGRGIVRAAILIPWAIPTIVSAKMWAWMLNDQFGILNDILLGFGLITEKIAWTANPETAMVAVLIVDVWKTTPFMALLILAGLQMVPGDIYEAAKIDGVNPIKVFWRLTLPLIRPAIMVAVIFRMLDAMRIFDLIYVLTPNNAQTKTMSVMARENLFDFDKFAYGATASTVLFLIIASVTVFYIWLGRVKLGGEER, from the coding sequence ACCAAGGATTTCCAAGCTCAGAGCTTCTACGGAGCTGCGATCCGAGCGTATTCGATCGGCCTGGGTGTTTCTGGCGCCGACGCTGTTGAGCCTGGCAATCGTCGCTGGCTGGCCGCTCTTCAGAACGATCTATTTCAGCTTTACGAATGCGTCGCTCAACGACCTTGGCAATGCGCAATTCGTCGGCTTTGCCAATTATCTGTCGTGGGTGACGCTGAAGAGCGGGAAGACCGTCTATCGGGGTCTGCTTGCCGATCCGGTCTGGTGGAATGCCGTCTGGAACACGGCCAAATTCACCGTCCTTTCCGTCGCGATTGAGACGATGCTCGGCTTGATCGTCGCGCTGGTGCTGAACGCTCAGTTCGTCGGACGTGGAATCGTTCGGGCTGCAATCCTCATTCCCTGGGCGATACCGACCATCGTTTCGGCCAAGATGTGGGCCTGGATGCTCAACGACCAGTTCGGCATTCTCAATGATATTCTGCTCGGCTTCGGCCTGATCACCGAGAAGATCGCCTGGACCGCTAATCCCGAAACGGCGATGGTCGCCGTGTTGATCGTCGACGTCTGGAAGACGACGCCCTTCATGGCGCTTCTGATCCTTGCCGGGCTGCAGATGGTGCCCGGGGATATCTATGAAGCGGCCAAGATCGATGGCGTCAATCCGATCAAGGTTTTCTGGCGTCTGACGCTGCCGCTGATCCGGCCTGCCATCATGGTTGCCGTGATTTTCCGGATGCTGGATGCGATGCGCATCTTCGATCTGATCTATGTTCTGACGCCCAACAATGCCCAGACGAAGACCATGTCGGTCATGGCGCGCGAGAACCTGTTCGACTTCGACAAGTTCGCCTATGGCGCCACCGCGTCTACGGTGCTTTTCCTCATCATCGCCTCCGTCACCGTCTTCTATATCTGGCTCGGCCGCGTCAAGCTCGGCGGGGAGGAACGCTGA